One window from the genome of Dasypus novemcinctus isolate mDasNov1 chromosome 26, mDasNov1.1.hap2, whole genome shotgun sequence encodes:
- the LOC101429836 gene encoding 15 kDa protein B-like — protein MAGAWRALLLVVGLGAMACVAHRRPSYERIVDQAVRFFNQGRRGGPLFRLLEATPPPRRNTTSRTIPLNFRIKETVCLSSQQRPPQECPFREGGEERDCSGSYTAQRRTRVLLLECSRQQGPPRQVSPPELAEAAEVAEAAEAVEEAAEEAAAEAAAAAEAAEAAEAAQEVQAPRLRQPWRPPPRPLPRPLPRPRWRRSVQSLS, from the exons ATGGCAGGGGCCTGGAGGGCGCTGCTGCTGGTGGTGGGCTTGGGAGCCATGGCCTGTGTGGCCCATCGCCGGCCCAGCTACGAGAGGATTGTCGACCAGGCCGTGCGGTTCTTCAACCAGGGGCGAAGGGGCGGGCCCCTCTTCCGCCTGCTGGAAGCCACGCCACCGCCTCGCCGG aACACCACCTCGAGGACAATCCCTCTCAACTTCAGGATTAAGGAGACAGTGTGCCTGTCGTCGCAGCAGAGACCGCCCCAGGAATGCCCCTTCAGGGAGGGCGGG GAGGAGCGGGACTGCAGCGGCAGCTACACGGCGCAGCGGCGCACCCGCGTGCTCCTGCTCGAGTGCTCGCGCCAGCAGGGGCCGCCGCGGCAG GTCTCCCCACCTGAGCTCGCGGAGGCCGCGGAGGTAGCAGAGGCCGCGGAGGCCGTAGAGGAAGCGGCGGAAGAGGCAGCAGCGGAGGCAGCGGCGGCAGCGGAGGCCGCGGAGGCCGCGGAGGCAGCACAGGAGGTGCAAGCACCTAGGCTGCGCCAGCCGTGGAGGCCGCCGCCGAGGCCTTTGCCGAGACCACTGCCAAGGCCGCGGTGGCGGCGGAGTGTGCAGTCTCTCTCGTGA